One region of Eretmochelys imbricata isolate rEreImb1 chromosome 2, rEreImb1.hap1, whole genome shotgun sequence genomic DNA includes:
- the BHLHE22 gene encoding class E basic helix-loop-helix protein 22, with product MERALSLAAEEDLFHKTLGASATRMEAAFRAPPGLDLSHPRERQPSPLSCFEPGEAEGLLQPGAALGAGDPLSLPAGSVCGKYGESTSRSSVAESSGGEQSPDDDSDGRCELVLRGGDPRAASPGAGGAGGGLKAAEGGCSNSHGLGGSKKSKEQKALRLNINARERRRMHDLNDALDELRAVIPYAHSPSVRKLSKIATLLLAKNYILMQAQALEEMRRLVAYLNQGQAISAASLPSSAAAAAAAAAALHPALGAYEQAAGYPFSAGLPPASSCPEKCAIFNSVSSSLCKQCTEKP from the coding sequence ATGGAGCGGGCGCTGAGCCTGGCCGCGGAGGAGGACTTGTTCCACAAGACTCTCGGCGCCTCGGCCACCAGGATGGAGGCCGCCTTCCGCGCGCCCCCGGGGCTCGACCTGAGCCACCCGCGCGAGCGCCAGCCCTCGCCCCTCAGCTGCTTCGAGCCCGGCGAGGCGGAGGGGCTGCTGCAGCCCGGGGCGGCGCTGGGGGCCGGCGACCCCCTCTCGCTGCCGGCCGGCTCGGTGTGCGGCAAGTACGGCGAGAGCACCAGCCGCAGCTCGGTGGCGGAGAGCAGCGGCGGCGAGCAGAGCCCCGACGACGACAGCGACGGGCGCTGCGAGCTGGTGCTGCGCGGGGGAGACCCGCGGGCCGCCtcgcccggggcggggggcgccggggggggccTGAAGGCGGCCGAGGGCGGCTGCTCCAACAGCCACGGCCTGGGCGGGAGCAAGAAGTCGAAGGAGCAGAAGGCGCTGCGGCTCAACATCAACGCCCGCGAGCGGCGGCGGATGCACGACCTGAACGACGCGCTGGACGAGCTGCGGGCGGTGATCCCCTACGCGCACAGCCCCTCGGTGCGGAAGCTCTCCAAGATCGCCACGCTGCTGCTGGCCAAGAACTACATCCTCATGCAGGCGCAGGCTCTGGAGGAGATGCGGCGCCTGGTGGCTTATCTCAACCAGGGCCAGGCCATCTCGGCCGCCTCCCTGCCCAgctcggcggcggcggcggcggccgcggcAGCCGCCTTGCACCCAGCCCTCGGTGCCTACGAGCAGGCGGCCGGCTACCCCTTCAGCGCCGGCCTGCCCCCTGCCAGCTCCTGCCCGGAGAAATGTGCCATTTTCAACAGCgtctcctccagcctctgcaaACAGTGCACGGAGAAGCCTTAA